One window from the genome of Rhodococcus sp. ABRD24 encodes:
- a CDS encoding aldo/keto reductase, with protein MTSITSVPTVALNDGNTIPQLGFGVWQVPDADAYTAVGEALRVGYRSIDTARIYDNESGTGRALADSGIARSDLFVTTKLWNDDQGYESAMRAFDDSIARLGLDYVDLYLIHWPVPAQDRYIDTFKAFQQLKADGRVRSIGVSNFTVENLERLVEAVGEAPAINQIELHPGFGQSHLRAAHADLGIVTEAWSPLGQGTTLTNPTITTIAQAHGRTPAQVVLRWHIQLGNVVIPKSVTPERIASNFDVFGFELSAEDMFAIASLDAADGRLGPDPATFGR; from the coding sequence ATGACCTCCATCACCTCTGTACCGACCGTTGCCCTCAATGACGGCAATACCATTCCGCAGCTGGGTTTCGGAGTGTGGCAGGTTCCCGACGCCGACGCGTACACCGCCGTCGGTGAGGCGCTTCGAGTCGGATATCGCAGCATCGACACCGCACGGATCTACGACAACGAATCGGGGACCGGCCGCGCGCTCGCCGACTCCGGCATCGCCCGCTCCGATCTGTTCGTCACCACCAAGTTGTGGAACGACGACCAGGGGTACGAGTCGGCAATGCGTGCATTCGACGACAGCATCGCCCGACTGGGACTCGACTACGTCGACTTGTACCTGATCCACTGGCCGGTGCCTGCCCAGGATCGCTACATCGACACGTTCAAGGCATTTCAGCAGTTGAAGGCCGACGGCCGGGTCCGGTCCATCGGCGTCTCGAACTTCACTGTCGAGAATCTCGAACGCCTGGTTGAGGCGGTCGGTGAGGCGCCGGCGATCAACCAGATCGAGCTGCACCCCGGATTCGGACAGTCACACCTGCGCGCGGCGCACGCCGATCTGGGAATCGTGACCGAGGCTTGGAGCCCGCTGGGGCAGGGCACCACGCTGACGAATCCCACCATCACGACGATCGCGCAGGCACACGGCCGTACCCCCGCGCAGGTGGTCCTGCGGTGGCATATCCAGCTCGGCAACGTCGTGATCCCGAAGTCGGTGACGCCGGAGCGCATCGCGAGCAACTTCGATGTCTTCGGCTTCGAGCTCAGCGCCGAGGATATGTTCGCGATCGCTTCCCTCGATGCAGCCGACGGTCGGCTCGGTCCGGATCCGGCGACCTTCGGCCGATAG
- a CDS encoding DHA2 family efflux MFS transporter permease subunit, whose translation MKTEVRPWPALWALCLGFFMILVDSTIVAVANPVITAELNADVNAVIWVTSAYLLAYAVPLLVTGRLGDRFGPKNMYLIGLVVFTLASLWCGLSGGIEMLIVARVFQGLGAALMTPQTMAVITRIFPPDKRGAAMGLWGSVAGVATLVGPILGGVLVDSLGWQWIFIVNVPVGILGFVLAWRLVPSLPTNNHKFDFIGVALSAIGLFCLVFGLQEGNSYDWDARAWGLIGFGVVVMIAFVWWQKVNRSEPLVPLRLFRDRNFSVANLGIATMGFSITGVMLPFMYYAQSVTGLSPTGSALLMAPMAVVTGILAPFVGRLVDKAHPRFIAGPGFLVFALSTAWLATRLTPATPIWQILVPMALIGASNAFIWAPLAATATRNLPVAHVGAGSGVYNTTRQVGAVLGSAAMGALMTSRITAELSSVGGGGVSAVAGEGHFMGGQLPEIVREPFATAMSQSAMLPAAVLMLGFAAVLFFVNPRKGPVVQAVPVESESSPVRS comes from the coding sequence ATGAAAACCGAAGTGAGGCCCTGGCCGGCCCTGTGGGCCCTCTGTCTGGGCTTCTTCATGATCCTCGTGGACAGCACCATCGTCGCCGTCGCCAATCCGGTCATCACAGCCGAGTTGAACGCCGACGTCAATGCCGTCATCTGGGTCACGAGCGCGTACCTGCTCGCGTACGCAGTGCCGCTGCTCGTCACCGGACGCCTCGGTGATCGCTTCGGCCCCAAGAACATGTACCTCATCGGGTTGGTCGTGTTCACGCTCGCATCCCTGTGGTGCGGGCTGTCCGGTGGTATCGAAATGCTCATCGTCGCCCGTGTGTTCCAGGGTCTCGGCGCGGCGCTGATGACCCCGCAGACGATGGCGGTTATCACCCGAATCTTCCCGCCGGACAAGCGTGGTGCCGCGATGGGCCTGTGGGGTTCGGTGGCCGGTGTCGCGACGCTCGTCGGCCCGATCCTCGGTGGCGTCCTCGTCGACAGCCTCGGCTGGCAGTGGATCTTCATCGTCAACGTGCCGGTCGGCATCCTCGGCTTCGTGCTGGCGTGGCGTCTGGTTCCCTCGCTGCCGACCAACAACCACAAGTTCGATTTCATCGGAGTCGCGCTCAGCGCAATCGGTCTGTTCTGCCTCGTCTTCGGCCTGCAGGAGGGCAACTCCTATGACTGGGACGCCCGCGCGTGGGGCCTGATCGGCTTCGGCGTCGTGGTCATGATCGCGTTCGTGTGGTGGCAGAAGGTCAACCGGAGTGAGCCGCTGGTCCCGCTGAGGCTCTTCCGGGACCGGAACTTCTCGGTCGCCAATCTCGGCATCGCGACGATGGGCTTCTCGATCACCGGCGTGATGCTGCCGTTCATGTACTACGCGCAGAGTGTGACCGGTCTGTCGCCGACGGGTTCGGCGCTGCTGATGGCCCCTATGGCGGTCGTCACCGGCATCCTCGCCCCGTTCGTCGGGCGTCTGGTCGACAAGGCTCATCCGCGATTCATCGCGGGACCGGGATTCCTGGTATTCGCACTCTCGACCGCCTGGCTGGCGACGCGGCTCACTCCGGCCACGCCGATCTGGCAGATCTTGGTGCCGATGGCTCTCATCGGTGCATCCAACGCGTTCATCTGGGCGCCGCTCGCCGCGACCGCGACCCGCAATCTGCCTGTCGCGCACGTCGGTGCCGGTTCGGGTGTTTACAACACCACCCGTCAGGTGGGTGCCGTGCTCGGTAGCGCCGCGATGGGTGCGTTGATGACGTCACGGATCACGGCCGAGCTGTCGAGCGTCGGCGGCGGCGGTGTCAGTGCGGTTGCCGGAGAAGGCCACTTCATGGGAGGTCAGTTACCCGAGATCGTCCGGGAGCCTTTCGCGACCGCGATGTCACAGTCGGCGATGCTCCCTGCAGCCGTGCTGATGCTCGGATTCGCTGCCGTGCTGTTCTTCGTCAACCCGCGCAAGGGTCCTGTGG
- the dnaE gene encoding DNA polymerase III subunit alpha, with product MSQSSFVHLHNHTEYSMLDGAAKVGPLFREAERLGMTAVGMTDHGNMYGASEFYNVAKKHGIKPIIGIEAYVAPESRFNTKWVLWGDRSQKSDDVSGSGAYTHMTMVAENATGLRNLFKLSSLASIEGQLGKWPRMDEDLIAQHAEGIIATTGCPSGEIQTRLRLGHDREALEAAAKWQEIWGKDNFFLELMDHGLSIERRVREGLLDIGRRLGIAPLATNDCHYVTKDAAENHEALLCIQTGKTLSDPTRFKFDGDGYYLKSAEEMRAIWDAEVPGACDNSLVIGERVQSYDEVWAHHDRMPVFPVPEGHTQQTFLRHEVLRGLDRRFPGGPPQEYLERADYEIGVINEMGFPAYFLVVGDLINYAREVGIRVGPGRGSAAGSLVAYAMGITNIDPIPHGLLFERFLNPERVSMPDIDIDFDDRRRGEMVRYATEKWGSDKVAQVITFGTIKTKAAIKDSARVQFGQPGFAIADQITKALPPPIMAKDISVAGITDPEHERYKEAVEVRALIDSNPDVAKIYQTAKGLEGLIRNAGVHACAVIMSSEPLTDAIPVWKRAQDGAIITGWDYPSCEAIGLLKMDFLGLRNLTVIGDAIENIKANRGIDIDLDTLTLDDEATYAMLARGDNLGVFQLDSAGMRELLLRMAPTEFNDLIASNALYRPGPMGVGAHWAYADRKNGREAVTPIHPELDEPLSDILGETYALIVYQEQIMQIAQKVAGYSLGQADLLRRAMGKKKPEVLAAEFENFRNGMRSNGYSDEAMTALWEAVLPFAGYAYNKSHAAGYSLVMFWTAYLKANYPAEYMAGLLTSVGDDKDKAAVYLADCRKMGITVLPPDVNESEVNFASVGEDIRFGLGAVRNVGANVVASIIRARTEKSKFTDFSDYLGKIDALACSKKVTESLIKAGGFDSLGHPRKGLMLVHADAIDAVMGTKKAEAIGQFDLFGGDDADESVASVFNVKIPDEEWETKHRLALEREMLGLYVSGHPLDDVAAELASLADTSVAAVLDGQVRHGQQIVIGGIVASVDRRLNKKGEPWAIVELSDLDAGTEVLFFSSTYTDAHPVLIEDAILLVTANVSMRGERTSLIAADVAVPDLKNGGAHSNPVTLTISVQACTRDNVEALREILQRHPGDSDVHIIVSGSTRATRWALDPRYRVRKTPALMGDLKALLGVACLAAHSATPASVPVNS from the coding sequence ATGAGTCAGTCTTCGTTCGTTCACCTGCACAATCACACCGAGTATTCGATGCTTGATGGTGCGGCAAAGGTTGGTCCGTTGTTTCGGGAGGCGGAGCGTCTGGGGATGACGGCGGTGGGGATGACCGACCACGGCAACATGTATGGGGCGAGTGAGTTCTACAACGTTGCGAAGAAGCATGGCATCAAGCCGATCATCGGTATCGAGGCGTATGTTGCGCCGGAGTCGCGGTTCAACACCAAGTGGGTGTTGTGGGGTGATCGGAGTCAGAAGTCTGATGATGTGTCCGGTTCGGGTGCGTACACGCATATGACGATGGTCGCGGAGAATGCGACGGGGTTGCGGAATCTGTTCAAGTTGTCGTCGTTGGCGTCGATCGAGGGTCAGCTCGGTAAGTGGCCGCGGATGGATGAGGATCTGATTGCCCAGCATGCGGAGGGGATCATCGCGACGACGGGTTGTCCGTCGGGGGAGATTCAGACGCGGTTGCGTCTGGGTCATGATCGGGAGGCGCTCGAGGCGGCGGCGAAGTGGCAGGAGATCTGGGGGAAGGACAATTTCTTTCTCGAGTTGATGGATCATGGGCTGTCGATCGAGCGTCGGGTGCGGGAGGGGTTGCTCGATATCGGTCGGCGGTTGGGTATTGCGCCGTTGGCGACGAATGACTGTCATTACGTGACGAAGGATGCGGCGGAGAATCACGAGGCGTTGTTGTGTATTCAGACGGGTAAGACGCTGTCGGATCCGACGCGGTTCAAGTTCGACGGTGACGGTTATTATCTCAAGTCCGCGGAGGAGATGCGGGCGATCTGGGATGCGGAGGTGCCGGGGGCGTGTGACAACTCGCTGGTGATCGGTGAGCGGGTGCAGTCGTATGACGAGGTGTGGGCGCATCACGATCGGATGCCGGTTTTTCCGGTGCCGGAGGGGCATACGCAGCAGACGTTTCTGCGGCACGAGGTGTTGCGTGGGCTGGATCGTCGGTTCCCGGGTGGGCCGCCGCAGGAGTATCTCGAGCGTGCCGATTATGAGATCGGTGTGATCAATGAGATGGGGTTTCCGGCGTATTTCCTTGTTGTCGGTGATCTGATCAATTATGCGCGTGAGGTGGGTATCCGGGTCGGTCCGGGTCGGGGTTCCGCGGCGGGTTCGTTGGTGGCGTATGCGATGGGTATCACCAATATCGATCCGATTCCGCATGGTTTGTTGTTCGAGCGGTTCCTCAATCCTGAGCGTGTGTCGATGCCTGATATCGATATCGATTTCGATGATCGTCGTCGTGGTGAGATGGTGCGGTATGCCACTGAGAAGTGGGGTAGTGACAAGGTCGCGCAGGTCATCACGTTCGGCACGATCAAGACGAAGGCTGCGATCAAGGATTCGGCGCGGGTGCAGTTCGGGCAGCCGGGGTTCGCGATTGCTGATCAGATCACCAAGGCGCTGCCGCCGCCGATCATGGCGAAGGATATTTCGGTGGCGGGGATCACCGATCCGGAGCATGAGCGGTACAAGGAGGCTGTGGAGGTTCGGGCGCTGATCGATTCGAATCCGGATGTCGCGAAGATTTATCAGACCGCGAAGGGTCTCGAGGGTCTGATTCGTAATGCGGGTGTGCATGCGTGTGCGGTGATCATGTCGTCGGAGCCGCTCACGGATGCGATTCCGGTGTGGAAGCGTGCGCAGGACGGTGCGATCATCACCGGTTGGGATTATCCGTCGTGTGAGGCTATCGGCCTGTTGAAGATGGATTTTCTGGGTTTGCGTAACCTCACGGTGATCGGTGACGCGATCGAGAACATCAAGGCCAATCGTGGCATCGACATCGACCTCGACACGCTCACACTGGACGATGAGGCTACCTACGCGATGCTCGCCCGAGGCGACAATCTTGGTGTCTTCCAACTGGACTCGGCGGGCATGCGCGAGTTACTGCTGCGCATGGCACCCACCGAGTTCAACGATCTCATCGCATCGAACGCTCTCTACCGTCCAGGGCCGATGGGGGTCGGAGCGCACTGGGCGTATGCGGACCGCAAGAACGGCCGTGAGGCGGTGACGCCGATCCACCCCGAACTCGACGAACCGCTCAGCGACATATTGGGCGAGACGTACGCACTGATTGTCTACCAGGAGCAGATCATGCAGATCGCTCAGAAGGTGGCCGGCTACTCACTCGGACAGGCAGATCTGCTTCGCCGAGCCATGGGGAAGAAGAAGCCCGAGGTGCTTGCTGCGGAGTTCGAGAACTTCCGCAATGGCATGCGCAGCAACGGGTACAGCGACGAAGCGATGACGGCACTGTGGGAGGCCGTGCTGCCGTTCGCCGGCTACGCCTACAACAAGTCGCACGCCGCCGGATACAGCCTCGTCATGTTCTGGACCGCGTATCTCAAGGCGAACTATCCGGCCGAGTACATGGCCGGCCTGCTCACCTCGGTCGGTGACGACAAGGACAAGGCTGCCGTGTACTTGGCGGACTGCCGCAAGATGGGCATCACCGTGCTCCCGCCGGACGTCAACGAATCCGAGGTCAACTTCGCCTCCGTCGGTGAGGACATCCGGTTCGGCCTCGGCGCGGTCCGCAACGTCGGCGCCAACGTCGTCGCGTCGATCATCAGGGCACGCACCGAGAAATCGAAGTTCACCGACTTCTCCGACTATCTCGGCAAGATCGACGCTCTCGCCTGTTCCAAGAAGGTCACCGAATCACTCATCAAGGCAGGCGGATTCGACTCGCTCGGTCACCCGCGCAAGGGCCTGATGCTGGTACACGCCGATGCGATCGACGCGGTCATGGGCACCAAGAAGGCCGAGGCGATCGGCCAGTTCGACCTGTTCGGCGGCGATGACGCGGACGAATCTGTCGCGTCTGTGTTCAACGTCAAGATTCCCGACGAGGAATGGGAGACCAAGCATCGCCTCGCCCTCGAACGCGAGATGCTGGGCCTCTACGTGTCCGGGCACCCCCTCGACGACGTCGCAGCCGAACTTGCGTCGCTCGCCGATACGTCCGTCGCCGCTGTCCTCGACGGGCAAGTGCGACACGGCCAGCAGATTGTCATCGGAGGAATCGTCGCATCGGTTGACCGCCGCCTGAACAAGAAGGGTGAGCCCTGGGCCATCGTCGAGCTCTCCGACCTCGATGCCGGCACCGAAGTGCTCTTCTTCTCTTCCACTTACACCGACGCGCACCCTGTCCTCATCGAGGACGCAATCCTCCTCGTCACCGCAAATGTCAGCATGCGCGGGGAGAGAACGTCCCTCATCGCCGCCGATGTCGCCGTCCCTGACTTGAAGAATGGGGGAGCGCACAGTAATCCGGTCACCCTCACGATCTCGGTACAGGCATGTACTCGGGACAACGTCGAAGCCCTTCGTGAGATCCTGCAACGCCATCCTGGGGATTCGGACGTCCACATCATCGTGTCCGGGTCTACGAGGGCGACACGGTGGGCGTTGGACCCGCGCTATCGGGTCCGTAAGACTCCGGCTCTGATGGGCGATCTCAAAGCACTGCTCGGAGTCGCCTGCCTGGCAGCGCATTCAGCTACACCCGCATCTGTCCCGGTCAATTCCTGA
- a CDS encoding helix-turn-helix transcriptional regulator encodes MRMQSRSVTPLGVSVLALLFERPMHPYEMYQLLVTRRRDRLVKVRPGSLYHTVDRLERDGLVAVAGTERQGKRPERTAYEITSTGRGVLRERVAEIVEVPVPDYPQFTLGLAELHNLEADDALALLERRIMSLLSELAELDELCESAREREIPELFTIPFSYTRAMAQAELDWLHSFAERVRSGEIPWVTTEHLESMKLADQKGTQ; translated from the coding sequence ATGAGGATGCAGTCGCGATCCGTCACACCGCTCGGCGTATCCGTGCTCGCCCTCCTGTTCGAACGCCCGATGCATCCGTACGAGATGTACCAACTACTCGTCACTCGGCGGCGCGATCGGCTCGTCAAGGTCCGGCCCGGCTCGCTTTATCACACCGTCGACCGGCTCGAGCGGGACGGGCTGGTGGCGGTCGCAGGAACCGAACGTCAGGGAAAACGGCCCGAGCGGACCGCCTATGAGATCACGTCGACCGGCCGCGGGGTACTGCGGGAACGGGTGGCCGAGATCGTTGAGGTTCCCGTTCCTGATTATCCGCAGTTCACCCTCGGTCTGGCCGAGTTGCACAACCTGGAGGCGGATGACGCACTCGCCTTGCTCGAGCGTCGAATCATGAGTCTCCTATCCGAACTCGCCGAACTTGACGAGCTTTGCGAATCCGCGCGGGAGCGAGAGATTCCCGAACTGTTCACCATTCCGTTCTCGTACACCCGGGCCATGGCTCAGGCCGAACTCGACTGGCTGCACAGCTTCGCCGAGCGCGTTCGAAGCGGCGAAATTCCCTGGGTGACAACCGAGCACCTCGAATCCATGAAGCTTGCAGATCAGAAGGGCACGCAATGA